The segment CGAATAAGGCCGAGTAAAATATGCTCTGTTCCAATTTCTTTATGCTTCCAGCGAATTGCCTCTTCTTGAGCAAGTTGTAACACCTTTTGTGCGCGTTGTGTAAATCGATTAAACATCATATAGAATCCTCCCCTTTTTCCCCATTATTAACACTTTCATCTTGTTGTCGTAATTTATCTTGTAACAGCTTGGCACGATACATATCGCGTTCAGCTGGTTGCAACGTTGTACCGACATATTGTTGGATAAATCCTGGCTGAATTAATAACATGCATTCATTTAGTCTACTTTGAGAAATCGGTTTTAATAACCCTAAACTTACACCGAGACGAACATTGGATAAGCAACTTGCCGCTTCCTCACTCGTTAAAATTTTGGCGTATTTTAAAGTACCTAGTGACCGACTCAAGCGATCTTCTAATGTCGATGGTGCACGAATTAGTAATGCTTTTCGAGCACTTTGCTCTTTTCGAATTACTTGTTCAACAACATCGCGTAACTCCTGCAAAATATCCAATTCAGATTTCCCTAGCGTTATTTGGTTAGAAATTTGGTAAACACTCCCCAAATTTTCACTTCCTTCTCCATATATACCCCTTACAACCATTCCTAATCTTGTCATCATTTGTATTAATGCATTCATTTGTTTTGTAACGGTTAAGGCTGGTAAATGGAGCATAACGGAGGCGCGTAAACCTGTACCGACATTCGTTGGGCAGCTCGTTAAATAGCCATATTGCTCTTGATAAGCAAAGTTAATATGTCGGCTTAAATAACGGTCTATTTTGCGTGCTTTCTCAAATGCATCCTCAATGTGCATTCCGCAGGCTAAACATTGTATTCGGATATGGTCCTCTTCATTCACCATAATGCTGAATGCTTCATCTTCTGTAATAAAAACGGAGCCAATTTTTTGACGTTTCGCTAAATTAGGGCTAATTAAATGTTTTTCAACTAAAATTTGGCGTTGCAATTGCGGTAAATCTTTTATAGGAAAATAAGAAAAACGATACGGGTTCTGTTCAATGGAGAATAAAGCATTCATCACTTGATCCTCTATTCCTTGCGCTTCCTCTTCAGTAAAACTATTCGGAAATCGTGTCCCAGCAATATTACGAGCAAATCGAATGCGTGTACTGATGACGATATCCGAATCATCTTCATTTTGCATCCAGCTCGGATTGGCATTCGTTAAAAAGTGCTCGATATTCATATCTGCTCCTCACCTCCCGAATAAACTTTACTTTCAAGTAACCGTATTTCATCTCGAATCTTTGCGGCATCTTCAAAGTATTCCGCCACAATGGCCTGCTGCAGTTGTTCCCGTAGCGCTTCAATTTGGTGCTTTATTTTTTCTATAGAAATTGTTTGTTCTTTAAAGCCAACATGTTTAGTACCTGCTTGAATCCGTTCAAGTAATTGTGGTAATTGCGCATTGAACGTTTCATAACAGTTTTCACACCCAAACTTACCTTGCTTTAAAAATTGCCGGTACGTCAAACCACATGTTGGACAATTTGTTGTTTTTTTCTCTGTTGCTTGTTTAATTTCTTTTGTAGTCGAAGCTGGTAAGAAATTCAGCCAATTAGAAATAAATTGTTGAATTGAAACGGGTTCCTCACTAACCTCAAATTGAAATGGGTGAAATTGTGCGGCACATATTTCGCAATAATACCGTTCAACTTTTTGATCATTTTGAACTTGTGTAACGGTCACATTGGCAGGTCTTTGCTTGCAATGTCCACATATCATCTAACAGCCCCCTCACTTCTCAAACGAAATTACTTTTAACATGGAACGCATAATATGCGCTCTTAGCTGATCGCGTAAAGGCAACGGTAATTGCAATGTCTCGCGATCCATTGCAGCTCTCATAATCATAGCCTCGCGCTCGGAAACAATCGATTCTTCAAGCATTCGGTATATTATGCGATTTGCATTTGTTTGCGCAATGTCATCACCAATTTGTGTGTCCATTTCATCTAACAAATCCTTTTTGGAGTGAATTGTAACACGCAAAATTCGAATATAACCTCCACCGCCACGCTTACTTTCTACTAAATAACCATGTTCAGCAGTAAATCGTGTATTGATGACGTAGTTGATTTGCGAAGGTACGCATTGAAACTTATCGGCAAGTTCACTTCGTTTAATTTCAATATGTCCTTGTCCTTTTAATTCAATAATCTCTTTTAAATACCCTTCAATAATGTCAGATATATTCCTCATGCTGTCTCTCACCTCACAACCGACTGACTTTGACTATCTTTGACTTAAATATACAATAGACAAAAAACGAAATGCAAATTATAACCCTTGCTTACTTTACAAAAGGAATTTGCTGAAACAAGTTAATTTCTCTCTTTACTTATGGGGATTTCCTTGAAAATTTATACATTTATTATTCAATTCGAACGATATCTGTTCAAAAACAACAAAACGGCGAAACCTGTTATAACAGATTTCACCGCTCTTTAATGAATGCTGAATTAAGTTAAATCCAACGACCTACAATTGGGTAATTCCAGTCCGAGTCAGATAACGCTTTTAGAATACCGATAACTGGGGCAATCCAGAAAATCGCTAAGAATACTAATAAGAATGGTAGTCCAATTAGTATAAATGACAGTACTCCCGCAATCGCGATTAAAATACCGAATATCACTTGGAATAATAACGCTTGAATCGAAAGTCGTTTCACATCTTCTTCCGTACTTATTAAGAAAAATAGAATCGGTACTAAAAAGGGAGCAAAAAATGCACTCGCATGAATAATTACTTTTGACCATTTAGATTCCATTTGTAATCAACCTCACTTTGTTTTTAAATTAATTAGCTTCGTTCAACATTCCGAAAAGCTATATAGCTTACACTCATTTATGTTCTACTTTATTTACGTATGACATTCAAAAAAGATTCATAAATTTTAACTATGTCCCAGCAATATTTTGAGATAAAAAAATCTCGACTATGTTCGTCGAGATTTTGGGTGTTACACCTTTAATAAGGACCGCGATCATCTGGATTATCCCCATCTTGGGGGAACAAGAAATACGAGATGACTGCTGTTAAAAGCGTCGCACCAATAACGATGAATATTCGACTTTGGTCTGGCACTTCTTGATAATTATTAACTAACATAATATTTGAGGCAATCGCAACTCCAACAGATAATGGTAATACAAACTTTAAACGACCTTTATGAAACTTCATCATACAACGTCCTTTACTTGTCAATATAAGTTATGTTTTCACCCTATATTTTACAATGTTTAAATTTAAAATACAAATGTCACTATTTTTCACAATATATAGTAAAAAGATACTGATTATTCAAATAAAATAGCGTATTATGTTTATAAGCGAGAAAATTATGAAACGAGGAAGACAATGGTTAATTGGTTCTCTAAATCATCTAAAGCTTCAAATCAAACATTTTTTGATCCAGCGAAATATTCTAATGAAGTTTATTTAGACATTTCCAAGTATCCTGAATTAAACAAGCAGCTTCAATTATTAAAATTTACACGAGAAGATTTAGCAATTATTAAACAGCTTCAACCGTATGCACATGACCTTATTCCTGTCATGGTAGAACAATTTTATGGGGCGATTAGTTTAAGCACAGATTTAGTACAAATTATTAAAAATACCACACAGATTGAACGATTAAAAGTGACATTGCGTAAGCACTTAGAAGATATATTTAATTGTCGTATTGATTCTGCTTACATTGAAGAACGAAAAATTATTGCGCACGTTCATGTAAGAATTGGTTTACAATCCAAATGGTATATCGCATCATTCCAATCATTGATGACGACATTTATTGACTTTATCCAAACGGTCAATATGCCTTCACAAGATATGGGACGTGCGATCAATGCCTTCTCCAAAATTATTAACTTTGAGCAACAACTCGTTATTGAAGCGTACGAGCTGGAAGAGCAGCGCATTCGAAATGAAGGGGAGCTTATTAAGCAAAAGTTAATCGATCGTATTCAACGTACTGCAACGGAATTAAATAGTATCAGTGATGAAACAAATGCGTCCCTTCAAGAAATTGCAGGACAAACAGAAGACATCACATTCGCTACAAAAGAAGGGCTCAATTTAGTAGCAGAAACTGAGGATAAATCTACTGTTGGTACAACCCATCTTGCTACCCAAACGGCTTTGATTGCAACGGTATTAGATGGCGTAGATATTTTAGAATCTTCCATGGTAAACTTGCGTCGTTCATCTCAAAAAATCTCTGAAATTGTTGGTCTCGTTACAGGAATTGCCGATCAAACAAACTTACTTGCTTTAAATGCCTCAATTGAAGCAGCAAGGGCTGGCGAGCACGGGAAAGGTTTTGCAGTTGTTGCGGAGGAAGTACGCAAACTAGCAGAGGAAACAAAAAATGCCGTGCAAAATGTTTCTCATCTCATTCAAGAAACCGAAGTAAATATTGAACAAATGTCTACTTCTGTTACGAGTGTGGATGAGCAAATAAAAATGAGTGTCGAAACACAAAAAAGTTTGGCTGACTCCTTCACTTCCATTACCGAAGCAGTATCAGGAATTAAATCAAAATACGAAGATACGACAGAAGATATTCAATCGATTTCTACTGTTATAACTGGCTTAACGCAAACCGCTACACTTGTATCCACTTCATCGGATTCCTTGTTGCGCATTGTACATGAATTACATGATTAAAATAAGTTGCAAAAGCGAAAATCCACCACTTCATTTGAACGAAATGGTGGATTTTTACGTATTTAATTTGATTCAGCATTCATCCTCAACTTCCTTAGTGAACTCGCTCGAAAAAGTCTGGACTAAAGTTAGCTGTGGCTTAATTGATATTAGCCTCTTCTATTTTTGGATAATGCACGTTTTGCTTTCCGATGCTCTTGGCGAATCGGACCTGTATCAAATAAATGCCTTTCAAAATCCGTATTTGGCTCAACAGCGGGAACTTCTTTCGGTTTACCTTGTTCATCTATCGCAACCATCGTTACAAAAGATTCGGTCGTTAGTTTTTTAGAACCATTTTTAATATTTCGGGTAACAACGCGAACATACACTTCCATCGATGTACGTCCAGTACCTGTTACAATCGCCTCCAACTCAATCATATCCCCAGCATACGCAGCAGAAACAAAATCAACTGAGTCAAAAGAAGCCGTCACCACTTCCCCTTGCGCGTGTTTCATCGCTGTAATTGCCGCAATTTCATCGATATAAGCTAATACTTTCCCACCAAAAATAGAATTATGATGATTTGTATCAGGTGGCAACACTAGTCGAGTTTGAATTGTGCGAGAAAAACTCATTGGTAATACAGTATTCATTGTAAAACATCCTTCCTATTCACTTTTTCATGTTCGGATTTTCCTAGTCAAATAATCCTAATGGCATTTAAAAGTTAAGTTTCATTGTAATGAATTTTAAATCTGTCATTTCTTCCACTGCATATTTAATTCCTTCTTTACCATAGCCACTCATTTTCACGCCGCCATATGGCATGTTGTCTACACGGAAGGTTGGAATATCATTAATAATAACGGTACCTGCCTCCAATAATTCTGCCGCTTTCATGGCATCTGTTAGTACATTTGTATAAATAGCTGCATTTAGCCCTAACTGTGATGCATTGATCAACGCAATTGCTTCATCCAACGTTTCATAAGGGACAAGCGAAACAATCGGTGCAAATGTTTCCTCACATACAATTTTCATATGAGGCTGTACATTCGTCATAACTGTCGGGGTACATGTACGTGCTGTAAATTCCGCGCCCGTCTCCACAACTGCTCCCTCATTTTCCGCCTGTTCAATCCACTTTTTAATACGTACCACTTCATCAGGATGAATCATGGCACTTACATCTGTATTTTCGTGAAGCGGATCACCTACGACAAGCTTTTTCGTCTCTTCAACAAATAACTTCGTAAATTCCTCATAAATCGATTGTTGCACATAAATACGTTGCAAAGAAATACAAACTTGTCCAGCAAAACCAAATGCCCCACTTACACAGCGTTTTACTATTTTTTCAAGTGGTGTGGAAGGCTCTATAATTACCCCCGCATTCGAGCCAAGCTCTAGCGTCATTTTGCGTAAACCAACCTTTTCTTTCAGTTTTAAGCCGACTGTACCGCTCCCAGTAAACGTTACCTTTTTAACGAGAGGGTGCGTCACTAATTGATCGCTTAATTCGCTTCCACTTCCTGTAACAATTTGTAACGCACCATCTGGTAATCCGGCTTCCTTAAAAATTTCAGCCATCACAATCGAGCTTAAAGGTGTTTGTGTAGCGGGTTTTAAAACGACCGTATTTCCTACTGCAAAGGCAGGACCTAATTTATGCGCGACTAAATTAAAGGGGAAATTAAATGGTGTAATTGCCGTAACGACACCTAAAGGGATGCGTTTAGTATAACCAATCCGATCCGTCACACCCGGGGCTGCATCCAT is part of the Solibacillus sp. FSL K6-1523 genome and harbors:
- a CDS encoding protein arginine kinase, producing MNIEHFLTNANPSWMQNEDDSDIVISTRIRFARNIAGTRFPNSFTEEEAQGIEDQVMNALFSIEQNPYRFSYFPIKDLPQLQRQILVEKHLISPNLAKRQKIGSVFITEDEAFSIMVNEEDHIRIQCLACGMHIEDAFEKARKIDRYLSRHINFAYQEQYGYLTSCPTNVGTGLRASVMLHLPALTVTKQMNALIQMMTRLGMVVRGIYGEGSENLGSVYQISNQITLGKSELDILQELRDVVEQVIRKEQSARKALLIRAPSTLEDRLSRSLGTLKYAKILTSEEAASCLSNVRLGVSLGLLKPISQSRLNECMLLIQPGFIQQYVGTTLQPAERDMYRAKLLQDKLRQQDESVNNGEKGEDSI
- a CDS encoding UvrB/UvrC motif-containing protein; the protein is MICGHCKQRPANVTVTQVQNDQKVERYYCEICAAQFHPFQFEVSEEPVSIQQFISNWLNFLPASTTKEIKQATEKKTTNCPTCGLTYRQFLKQGKFGCENCYETFNAQLPQLLERIQAGTKHVGFKEQTISIEKIKHQIEALREQLQQAIVAEYFEDAAKIRDEIRLLESKVYSGGEEQI
- a CDS encoding CtsR family transcriptional regulator, which produces MRNISDIIEGYLKEIIELKGQGHIEIKRSELADKFQCVPSQINYVINTRFTAEHGYLVESKRGGGGYIRILRVTIHSKKDLLDEMDTQIGDDIAQTNANRIIYRMLEESIVSEREAMIMRAAMDRETLQLPLPLRDQLRAHIMRSMLKVISFEK
- a CDS encoding DUF4870 domain-containing protein, with the translated sequence MESKWSKVIIHASAFFAPFLVPILFFLISTEEDVKRLSIQALLFQVIFGILIAIAGVLSFILIGLPFLLVFLAIFWIAPVIGILKALSDSDWNYPIVGRWI
- a CDS encoding acyltransferase; the protein is MKFHKGRLKFVLPLSVGVAIASNIMLVNNYQEVPDQSRIFIVIGATLLTAVISYFLFPQDGDNPDDRGPY
- a CDS encoding globin-coupled sensor protein is translated as MVNWFSKSSKASNQTFFDPAKYSNEVYLDISKYPELNKQLQLLKFTREDLAIIKQLQPYAHDLIPVMVEQFYGAISLSTDLVQIIKNTTQIERLKVTLRKHLEDIFNCRIDSAYIEERKIIAHVHVRIGLQSKWYIASFQSLMTTFIDFIQTVNMPSQDMGRAINAFSKIINFEQQLVIEAYELEEQRIRNEGELIKQKLIDRIQRTATELNSISDETNASLQEIAGQTEDITFATKEGLNLVAETEDKSTVGTTHLATQTALIATVLDGVDILESSMVNLRRSSQKISEIVGLVTGIADQTNLLALNASIEAARAGEHGKGFAVVAEEVRKLAEETKNAVQNVSHLIQETEVNIEQMSTSVTSVDEQIKMSVETQKSLADSFTSITEAVSGIKSKYEDTTEDIQSISTVITGLTQTATLVSTSSDSLLRIVHELHD
- a CDS encoding acyl-CoA thioesterase yields the protein MNTVLPMSFSRTIQTRLVLPPDTNHHNSIFGGKVLAYIDEIAAITAMKHAQGEVVTASFDSVDFVSAAYAGDMIELEAIVTGTGRTSMEVYVRVVTRNIKNGSKKLTTESFVTMVAIDEQGKPKEVPAVEPNTDFERHLFDTGPIRQEHRKAKRALSKNRRG
- a CDS encoding aldehyde dehydrogenase family protein — translated: MKETKLWINGAWEQTKEHYSLTAPYTGEIIAKVAKATPADVRRAIEGAHNVFQSFKNVPAYERAEILYKVVAIMRERKQELAEILAMEAAKPISTGLSEIERTIATYQFAAEAAKQLTGETIPMDAAPGVTDRIGYTKRIPLGVVTAITPFNFPFNLVAHKLGPAFAVGNTVVLKPATQTPLSSIVMAEIFKEAGLPDGALQIVTGSGSELSDQLVTHPLVKKVTFTGSGTVGLKLKEKVGLRKMTLELGSNAGVIIEPSTPLEKIVKRCVSGAFGFAGQVCISLQRIYVQQSIYEEFTKLFVEETKKLVVGDPLHENTDVSAMIHPDEVVRIKKWIEQAENEGAVVETGAEFTARTCTPTVMTNVQPHMKIVCEETFAPIVSLVPYETLDEAIALINASQLGLNAAIYTNVLTDAMKAAELLEAGTVIINDIPTFRVDNMPYGGVKMSGYGKEGIKYAVEEMTDLKFITMKLNF